AGAAGTTCGGGAAATACGGAAAGCGCTTTTGCGATTTCTTCTTTGTTTAGAGGAAACTTTTCAATGGAAATGTAATGAAGCCGAAATAGATCTCTGTGTTTGGAATATTCTTTCCATGTCGTTAGAAAGTTGAGTCCGGTTCCGAATCCTAATTCTAAGATCGCAAACGATTTTTGCAGATTCGGATCCTCCCATCTTTGTGTGAGATTGTTTCCTTCGATAAAGACGTGTTTTGTTTCTTCCATTCCGTTTTCAGGGGAAAAGTAAATGTCTCCGAATTGTTCGGAGATCGGAGTTAGATTTTCTTTCCAGGATAACATTAGATTCTCGGAGGTACGGGTTCGGTTTGTTTGGGAGGAGAGGATTCTCGCGTTGGACCGCTGTCTCTTCTCATGGATTCTTCCGCAGAGGGACGAGACAACTGAATTTCTTTTCGAACTCCGATTCGATACGTATCCATCGTAAGATAAAGATCGGGAACGGTCCCTCCGGTCGAAGTAGGAATCGTTTGTTTGATCGGATCGCTTTCCGAAGTGAGCCGCGATATTTCGAAATAAAGATACGTGTTGTAAAAGATGGAATCTTCCAAAAATCTTCCGATATTGTATTCGTACAAAAATTTCAGACCGGTAACCAACCGCACTCGGTTTCGAGAAGAGGATATTCTCACATTTTTTTCCAATACGTCGAAGTCATACACGCTAAATCCAACGTTGAACCCGGCTCCGAAATTCCAATTTTGAAATTCTAAAAACAGAAGATAGATGGTGGCATAGGCTTGGTAATCCGAGTAGAGATATTCCGACTTTCTACCAAATGGATCGGGAAGGGGATACAATCCGTATGCGACTTGTTCGACTAAGTTTGTTGCAAGACGTCCGTCGTCCGGAAAGTTAAGAAGGTTTCCTCGAAACGTTCTAGGAGCGGTCAGAGTCAAACCGTAAGCAACGTAGTTTAGA
This is a stretch of genomic DNA from Leptospira tipperaryensis. It encodes these proteins:
- a CDS encoding LIC10647 family lipoprotein; translation: MILSKKNSLFHVIFGFLQRTIRFSLLLTFFTFYSSCRTLESFFETIVLTGGVDSTRLTFSTNYSPLENVIRTNAGTKESATPDRTVNQDPFKSVPFYTIGSIPRRIPGTPFEGYLKYLNYVAYGLTLTAPRTFRGNLLNFPDDGRLATNLVEQVAYGLYPLPDPFGRKSEYLYSDYQAYATIYLLFLEFQNWNFGAGFNVGFSVYDFDVLEKNVRISSSRNRVRLVTGLKFLYEYNIGRFLEDSIFYNTYLYFEISRLTSESDPIKQTIPTSTGGTVPDLYLTMDTYRIGVRKEIQLSRPSAEESMRRDSGPTRESSPPKQTEPVPPRI